One stretch of Prosthecobacter dejongeii DNA includes these proteins:
- a CDS encoding phospholipase D-like domain-containing protein — MSDQPPAPSADPPKKNRRTRLKEGYFNLLLRRWGKLSVRGWLELLAFLLVGFVIYSILFVKRQVMDFRPPHTFAVADPAFFGSAHAIADPVPIGGNKITLLHNGNGIFPAMLQAIRSAEKTLNFEAFIFHSGKVGTQFMDAFCQQAAKGVKVRILIDGIGSGIGLKNEEIDRLRHAGCQVAYYHPAKGLRFDRINRRTHRRVMVVDGKMGFTGGVGFADEWQGNADAADHWREVHGQLEGPIVAKLQTAFQQHWLEATEELLSGPDHFPALPPVGTLMAQVVTSRAFTVAPMPVLQAVAIAAAKKSIYITNPYCTPSDDFVHLLAEATQRGVDVKLLIPGKHNDQPATKSAGSESYGKLLEAGVKIYQYSPTMVHSKTMVVDGHFSMFGTSNLDPRSSQINEEIDISIYDIGFGAAMDQIFRDDLQKSKPYLMADFEARSLKDRFLEWIMIPIRSQL; from the coding sequence ATGAGCGACCAACCGCCTGCCCCCAGCGCAGACCCGCCGAAGAAAAACCGGCGTACCCGCCTGAAGGAAGGCTACTTTAACCTACTGCTGCGGCGCTGGGGAAAGCTCTCCGTGCGCGGTTGGCTGGAGCTGCTGGCCTTCCTCCTCGTCGGCTTCGTCATTTACAGCATCCTCTTCGTCAAACGGCAGGTCATGGACTTTCGCCCCCCGCACACCTTTGCCGTGGCCGACCCCGCGTTTTTTGGCTCCGCCCATGCCATTGCGGATCCCGTGCCCATCGGCGGCAACAAGATCACCCTCCTGCACAATGGCAATGGCATCTTCCCCGCCATGCTCCAGGCCATCCGCAGTGCCGAGAAGACACTCAACTTCGAGGCCTTCATCTTCCACTCCGGCAAGGTCGGTACCCAGTTCATGGACGCCTTCTGCCAGCAGGCTGCCAAAGGCGTGAAAGTGCGCATCCTCATTGATGGCATCGGCTCCGGCATCGGCCTCAAGAATGAAGAGATTGATCGCCTCCGTCATGCAGGCTGCCAGGTGGCCTACTACCACCCCGCCAAAGGCCTGCGCTTTGACCGTATCAACCGGCGCACCCACCGCCGCGTGATGGTGGTGGATGGAAAAATGGGCTTCACCGGCGGCGTCGGTTTTGCCGATGAATGGCAGGGCAATGCTGATGCTGCCGATCACTGGCGGGAGGTTCATGGCCAGCTCGAAGGCCCCATCGTGGCAAAACTCCAGACCGCCTTTCAGCAACATTGGTTAGAAGCCACCGAGGAACTGCTCAGTGGGCCAGATCATTTCCCCGCACTCCCACCCGTCGGCACGCTCATGGCCCAGGTCGTCACCTCCCGCGCGTTCACCGTCGCCCCCATGCCCGTGCTCCAGGCCGTGGCCATCGCAGCCGCGAAAAAGAGCATCTACATCACCAACCCCTACTGCACCCCCAGCGACGACTTTGTGCATCTCCTGGCAGAGGCTACCCAACGTGGTGTGGATGTAAAACTCCTCATCCCCGGCAAGCACAATGACCAGCCCGCGACGAAATCCGCCGGCAGTGAAAGTTATGGCAAGCTGCTGGAGGCAGGCGTGAAGATTTACCAATACAGCCCCACCATGGTCCACTCCAAGACCATGGTCGTGGACGGCCATTTCTCCATGTTCGGAACCTCCAATCTCGATCCCCGCTCCTCCCAGATCAATGAGGAGATCGACATCAGCATCTACGATATCGGCTTCGGCGCTGCCATGGATCAAATCTTCCGTGACGACCTCCAAAAGTCGAAACCCTATCTCATGGCTGATTTCGAAGCTCGATCATTAAAGGATCGTTTCCTGGAATGGATCATGATTCCCATCCGCTCGCAGCTTTGA
- a CDS encoding DoxX family protein, translating into MNRVSLKTLFRLLLGLFFIAAGVNHFLNPQVYVGMIPPYLPYPEVLNLVSGVAEVAGGVGILMPRFRRWAGWGLLALLVAIFPANLHLALNGWAAYDIPRWVLWARLPLQGVFIAWVYWTCLAKEWRDLPGGKTS; encoded by the coding sequence ATGAACCGAGTGTCTTTAAAAACGTTGTTTCGTCTTTTGTTAGGCCTGTTTTTTATCGCAGCGGGGGTGAATCATTTTTTAAATCCACAGGTGTATGTGGGGATGATACCTCCCTACCTGCCCTACCCAGAAGTGCTGAATCTAGTGAGTGGTGTGGCGGAGGTGGCGGGTGGTGTGGGCATCCTCATGCCCCGTTTTCGCAGGTGGGCAGGATGGGGGCTGTTGGCGCTGCTGGTGGCTATTTTCCCAGCGAATTTGCACTTAGCTCTGAATGGCTGGGCGGCTTACGATATCCCGCGTTGGGTGCTGTGGGCGCGGCTGCCGCTTCAGGGGGTGTTCATCGCCTGGGTGTATTGGACTTGTTTGGCAAAGGAGTGGCGGGACTTGCCAGGAGGCAAGACATCATGA
- a CDS encoding DUF2157 domain-containing protein produces the protein MSLHPLDQPVSLHTLRRWQREGLIDREALEAARQQIHPASAWLTWLRAELLLAGMALVLSGVVFFFAYNWQAITRFEKLGLIGVTMVACIVGASVVGVNRLGGQILVLAGTVMTGVFLAVFGQTYQTGADAYELFTGWAALTFVWVLLARMEALWFLWLVIVQTGLVLFWSQVAHPGWRWPEEGVAFAVAALNTAALVIRERFTPLPGRGWFRTLLLLSLLVALTLPAISVIFDGLEDHSLRLMYVPLWLAALAGSYGYYRFVRPDFACIALASANMAVMVVALLCRGLYFGMDDDGLGLFFLMAMIVVGVTTGLTLWLAREHRAMKPLLS, from the coding sequence ATGTCTTTGCATCCGCTGGATCAGCCAGTCTCCCTTCATACGCTGCGCCGCTGGCAGCGCGAGGGACTGATTGATCGTGAGGCCCTGGAGGCAGCCCGGCAGCAGATTCATCCCGCATCTGCCTGGCTTACTTGGCTACGGGCGGAGCTGCTGCTGGCGGGTATGGCGTTGGTGCTTTCTGGCGTGGTGTTTTTCTTTGCCTACAACTGGCAGGCCATCACCCGATTTGAAAAGCTGGGCCTCATCGGTGTGACGATGGTGGCTTGCATCGTCGGGGCCAGTGTCGTGGGGGTGAATCGCCTCGGCGGGCAGATCTTAGTGCTTGCGGGCACGGTGATGACGGGGGTGTTTTTAGCCGTGTTCGGACAGACGTACCAGACCGGGGCAGATGCGTATGAACTCTTCACTGGCTGGGCCGCCCTGACGTTTGTCTGGGTGCTTTTGGCCAGGATGGAGGCCCTGTGGTTTCTCTGGCTGGTGATCGTGCAGACGGGGCTGGTGCTGTTTTGGTCGCAGGTGGCTCACCCAGGCTGGAGGTGGCCGGAGGAAGGGGTGGCCTTTGCCGTGGCTGCCTTAAACACCGCCGCGCTGGTGATTCGGGAGCGATTCACGCCGCTGCCAGGACGGGGCTGGTTCCGCACGCTGTTATTGCTCAGTCTTTTGGTGGCGCTGACGTTGCCTGCCATCTCAGTGATCTTTGACGGGCTGGAGGATCATTCCTTGCGGCTGATGTATGTACCTCTGTGGCTGGCGGCCTTGGCTGGAAGCTATGGGTACTACCGTTTTGTTAGGCCAGACTTTGCCTGCATTGCTTTAGCTTCGGCGAACATGGCGGTGATGGTGGTGGCGCTTCTGTGTCGGGGCCTCTATTTCGGGATGGATGATGACGGCCTGGGGCTGTTCTTTTTGATGGCCATGATCGTGGTGGGAGTCACCACGGGACTCACGCTGTGGCTGGCACGAGAACACCGGGCGATGAAGCCTTTGCTGTCATGA
- a CDS encoding DUF4401 domain-containing protein, whose translation MKTSPLTWRELLAHLPASLGPEEVEQRLTAEAEQDEQPRILNFFAGVGAWFSALFMLPFFYMADVFDHASSCAVLGLILFAGAVVMSRRSTHVFLSQLALSALLSGNSLVLLGVYLSGSPNDGREALPMLVQAVLAAVTCGLFQGVTGRFITLIGVPVLAVVWVFSGNSLHGLHAITAGLALATGLLYRWEKRPLIWDVVAWASVVSLPGVILLTEMEHGLNPSPRQPTPLWPSSLIAGLLLIWMVTEDAGGIKAMRCRWWWGLVLATLFLAGFTTPGITVAMVLLFLGRAQDERVLTVIGHAFFAAFLVLFYYALNISLAQKSWIIAGSGAFLLAMRFWLGRSLRKEAA comes from the coding sequence ATGAAAACGTCCCCTCTCACCTGGCGCGAACTGCTGGCCCACTTGCCTGCCTCTCTGGGGCCGGAGGAGGTGGAACAGCGTCTCACGGCGGAGGCGGAGCAGGACGAGCAGCCGCGCATCCTGAACTTTTTTGCGGGTGTGGGGGCGTGGTTTTCAGCGCTGTTCATGCTGCCGTTTTTTTACATGGCGGATGTTTTTGACCATGCGTCCTCCTGCGCCGTTTTGGGGCTGATTTTATTTGCCGGGGCGGTGGTGATGAGTCGCAGGTCCACACATGTGTTTCTCAGCCAGCTCGCGCTCAGTGCTCTGTTGAGTGGGAATTCGCTCGTGCTGCTGGGGGTCTATCTGAGCGGCTCTCCGAATGACGGGAGAGAAGCGTTGCCCATGCTCGTCCAGGCCGTCTTGGCGGCGGTGACTTGTGGCCTTTTCCAGGGAGTGACGGGCCGTTTCATCACCCTGATCGGGGTGCCGGTGCTGGCCGTGGTTTGGGTGTTTTCAGGCAACTCTTTGCATGGTTTGCATGCCATCACCGCCGGGCTGGCCTTGGCGACTGGTCTCCTTTACCGCTGGGAAAAACGTCCGTTGATCTGGGATGTGGTGGCCTGGGCCTCGGTGGTGTCCCTGCCGGGGGTCATTCTGCTGACGGAGATGGAGCATGGCCTGAACCCGTCTCCACGGCAGCCGACTCCGCTCTGGCCTTCCAGCCTCATCGCCGGGCTACTGCTCATCTGGATGGTGACGGAGGATGCCGGTGGGATAAAGGCCATGCGGTGCCGCTGGTGGTGGGGGCTGGTCTTGGCCACGCTGTTCCTGGCGGGCTTCACCACGCCGGGCATCACGGTGGCTATGGTGCTGCTGTTTTTAGGGCGGGCGCAGGATGAGCGGGTGCTGACGGTGATCGGCCATGCTTTTTTCGCGGCCTTCCTGGTCCTGTTTTATTATGCGCTGAACATCAGCCTCGCACAGAAGTCCTGGATCATCGCAGGCAGTGGGGCGTTTTTGCTTGCGATGCGTTTTTGGTTAGGCCGATCTTTGCGAAAGGAGGCGGCATGA
- a CDS encoding GDYXXLXY domain-containing protein, with protein MKSALLILWLAVVAGVLGYLVWQKEQTVAQGRLVLLELAPRDPRSLMQGDYMVLRYSLAQEMENQPEKLAQKGLLVLKLDERGVGKGLRLHQGEALGPDEQLLIYRDRQGLRIGAESFFFQEGDAALYENGRYGELKVDAEGNSVLTGLRDADLKPLGRPVIQ; from the coding sequence ATGAAAAGCGCCCTCCTCATCCTTTGGCTGGCGGTGGTGGCTGGCGTGCTGGGCTACCTGGTGTGGCAAAAGGAACAGACCGTGGCCCAAGGTCGACTGGTGCTGCTGGAGCTGGCGCCGCGAGACCCCCGCTCCCTCATGCAGGGAGACTACATGGTGCTGCGCTACAGCCTGGCCCAGGAGATGGAAAACCAGCCGGAGAAACTGGCGCAAAAAGGACTGCTGGTGCTGAAGCTGGATGAGCGGGGCGTGGGCAAAGGCCTGCGCCTGCATCAAGGCGAGGCGCTGGGGCCGGACGAGCAACTGCTCATTTATCGCGACCGCCAAGGGCTGCGCATCGGCGCTGAGTCGTTCTTTTTTCAGGAGGGGGATGCCGCACTCTATGAGAACGGCCGCTACGGTGAGCTGAAGGTGGATGCCGAGGGGAACAGCGTGCTCACCGGCCTGCGCGATGCGGACCTGAAACCCCTGGGCCGCCCTGTCATCCAGTAA
- a CDS encoding alpha/beta hydrolase, with protein sequence MNLRVLCLFLACMATLGHAQITSENNDRLRQGLKRYPAADTNKNGVLSLEEAKAYLAKNKLGPTPTEKKPGALKPDVADVAYGPHARHKLDLYLTKKTATPAPLVLLIHGGGFRGGDKSRWASDKTVQALLDQGISCAAINYPFLTDKPIQDILRDCARSVQFLRANAGEWNLDKAHFASMGGSAGAGTSLWLATRDDLADPKAVDPVLRESTRLVCAVCNATQATYDVSRWESFMGPAKPEFGTSPLEAALFYHLPSIEAMTTESGKAILRECDMLAWITSDDPPLLVNNAQVVAAPTNRGEWLHCIHHARAVHQQCVTAQVSCIVLQDQEGPKTDITAFLVQHLRAEGE encoded by the coding sequence ATGAATTTGCGTGTCCTCTGTTTGTTCCTGGCCTGCATGGCGACCCTGGGCCATGCCCAGATCACGTCTGAAAACAACGACCGCCTGCGGCAGGGGCTGAAGCGTTATCCAGCAGCCGACACGAACAAGAATGGCGTCCTTTCTCTGGAGGAAGCGAAGGCCTATTTGGCGAAGAATAAACTGGGCCCGACACCGACGGAAAAGAAACCTGGGGCGCTGAAGCCAGATGTGGCCGATGTGGCCTACGGTCCCCATGCGCGGCATAAGCTGGATCTCTACCTAACCAAAAAGACGGCCACGCCAGCGCCGCTGGTCTTGCTGATTCACGGTGGGGGCTTTCGTGGGGGTGACAAAAGCCGCTGGGCCAGCGACAAGACGGTGCAGGCGCTGCTGGACCAGGGCATCTCCTGTGCAGCCATCAATTACCCCTTTCTCACGGACAAGCCCATTCAGGACATCCTGCGGGACTGTGCCCGCTCTGTGCAGTTTCTGCGCGCGAATGCTGGTGAGTGGAATTTGGACAAGGCGCATTTTGCCTCCATGGGCGGCTCCGCAGGTGCAGGTACCTCCCTGTGGTTAGCCACACGCGATGACCTGGCCGACCCGAAAGCGGTGGACCCGGTGCTGCGTGAATCCACCCGCCTCGTCTGCGCGGTGTGCAATGCCACGCAGGCGACCTACGATGTCTCGCGCTGGGAGTCCTTCATGGGTCCGGCGAAGCCTGAATTTGGCACCAGTCCGCTGGAGGCGGCGCTGTTTTACCACCTGCCATCCATCGAGGCGATGACCACGGAATCTGGCAAGGCCATCCTGCGCGAGTGTGACATGCTGGCCTGGATCACGTCCGATGATCCACCCCTGCTGGTGAACAATGCCCAAGTGGTGGCGGCCCCGACGAACCGGGGCGAGTGGCTGCACTGCATCCACCATGCCCGGGCGGTGCATCAGCAATGCGTCACGGCCCAGGTGTCCTGCATCGTGCTGCAGGATCAAGAGGGACCGAAAACGGATATCACTGCCTTCCTCGTCCAGCATCTGCGGGCGGAGGGGGAGTGA
- a CDS encoding DUF4272 domain-containing protein: MPFPPINIFSQHLDPEGTLAKLLERVPDAKVTRRADGTWSEVHLTFKRGWLKKALTMKARQDPDYYAGEGWAQQLSGMQGYFQTFPNAMERADLFEYLPGLRFAFNFMLDGEPEEGDPRLALVYEMASQVHGVIFLPGRLLDSSGRVILDADGEHDPEAQLPENHSLSVDERVKNILAAAGYDQEELSDPPTQDQVFKRFLLMCSLTQRGFMEGAAGAEEYRHEMIAHLKSNGVWEAAEPSEAEALETPVDALPEKLKWNLPWQSEGAIILAWALKLAELPAYDQEVHVDGLYEVAHKAENGQLTPEVRSLEELEELSSQMLAIHWRIRQFSLDGKAMDFVAFAPTAWCGPMDLSLARLKNNDLELHGQAIADSSPESFQRTGGIMEERRKALHWVLGHHPVYSQNDTST; encoded by the coding sequence ATGCCCTTTCCTCCCATCAATATTTTCAGCCAGCACCTGGACCCAGAAGGCACCCTGGCCAAGCTTTTGGAACGGGTGCCCGATGCCAAAGTCACCCGTCGTGCCGATGGCACATGGTCGGAAGTTCATCTGACGTTTAAACGAGGCTGGCTGAAAAAAGCCCTGACCATGAAGGCACGTCAGGATCCCGATTATTATGCCGGCGAGGGCTGGGCGCAGCAGTTGTCCGGCATGCAGGGTTACTTTCAAACCTTCCCCAATGCGATGGAACGAGCAGACCTGTTTGAATACCTGCCGGGCCTACGTTTTGCCTTCAATTTCATGCTGGATGGGGAGCCTGAAGAGGGAGATCCCCGGCTGGCCTTGGTGTATGAAATGGCGAGCCAAGTCCATGGAGTCATCTTTCTGCCCGGCCGCCTGCTGGACTCTTCAGGCCGCGTCATCTTGGATGCAGATGGCGAGCATGATCCGGAAGCTCAGTTGCCTGAGAACCACTCCCTGAGTGTGGATGAGCGAGTTAAAAACATCCTGGCAGCTGCGGGTTATGATCAAGAGGAGCTCTCCGATCCCCCGACTCAGGACCAGGTCTTCAAACGCTTTTTGCTGATGTGCAGTTTGACCCAGCGCGGCTTCATGGAAGGGGCTGCCGGGGCTGAAGAATACCGTCATGAGATGATCGCTCATTTGAAAAGCAACGGTGTGTGGGAGGCAGCCGAACCGTCGGAGGCTGAGGCCCTGGAAACCCCAGTGGATGCTCTGCCTGAAAAATTGAAATGGAATCTTCCTTGGCAGTCTGAGGGGGCCATCATCCTCGCGTGGGCACTGAAGCTTGCGGAACTGCCTGCCTATGACCAGGAAGTCCATGTGGACGGGCTTTATGAAGTCGCCCATAAAGCCGAAAATGGGCAACTCACCCCTGAAGTGCGGAGTCTTGAGGAGCTGGAAGAATTGTCGTCTCAGATGCTCGCCATTCACTGGCGCATCCGGCAGTTCTCGCTGGATGGCAAGGCCATGGACTTCGTCGCCTTTGCCCCTACAGCGTGGTGCGGGCCCATGGATCTTTCTCTCGCACGTCTAAAGAACAACGACCTGGAACTGCATGGCCAAGCCATCGCCGATAGCTCCCCCGAGTCTTTCCAGCGTACGGGCGGGATCATGGAGGAACGGCGCAAAGCCTTGCATTGGGTGCTTGGGCATCATCCTGTTTATTCACAAAACGATACCAGCACCTAA
- a CDS encoding TspO/MBR family protein — protein MGSSSSTLRQGLVLLGFILITFCAPAFGAFSLPGSWYAGLSKPSWNPPSWVFGPAWTLLYTLMAVAAWLVWKRGGFGAQKCPLSLYFIQLALNAAWTPVFFGAHQLGAALAVIVALWVFIGLTLLHFWQVSRAAGLLFVPYLAWVSFATALNFTLWRLNPA, from the coding sequence ATGGGCTCATCATCATCCACCTTACGCCAGGGGCTTGTGCTTCTGGGCTTCATCCTCATCACTTTTTGTGCGCCTGCGTTTGGGGCTTTTTCACTGCCGGGGAGCTGGTATGCGGGGCTGAGCAAGCCGAGTTGGAACCCGCCCTCCTGGGTGTTTGGCCCGGCCTGGACGCTGCTGTACACGCTGATGGCAGTGGCGGCCTGGCTGGTGTGGAAGCGTGGGGGCTTCGGCGCACAAAAGTGTCCGCTCAGTCTCTACTTCATCCAGCTCGCGCTGAATGCCGCGTGGACCCCCGTTTTCTTTGGTGCGCACCAGTTGGGTGCAGCGCTTGCCGTCATCGTGGCCTTGTGGGTTTTCATCGGCCTCACGCTGCTGCATTTTTGGCAGGTAAGCCGGGCAGCCGGGTTGCTGTTCGTTCCGTATCTGGCTTGGGTGTCCTT